ACAAGAGCGCTTTATTTGGGCTGCAGGCTTTTTTGAAACAATTACTTCCGGAGTATATGTTGCCCTCCTGTTTTGTTTTGCTAAAAGAATTTCCACTTACAACCGGAGGCAAACTGGACAAACAAGCCTTAAAAAAACTACAAGTTGAACCGGTGAGGTTTCAGACGTTCGTCAGTCCCGAGAATGATTTGGAAGAAAAGCTTTTGGAGGTCTGGCAAACAGTCCTGCCCAGACAAAACATAAGTGTGTCGGACAACTTTTTTTCTATCGGTGGAGATTCTATTAATGTATTTGCGCTGGTTTTAAAAATAGAGAAGGTTTTTGGCATAGCTTTAAGTATCAGGGATATTTTTGAAAGACAGAGCATCAGAGAAACAGCCATTCTCATCAAAGAGAAAAAAAATAGCCGCAAAACAGAGCCGATTGAGCCGGCCACTATCAAAGACCTGTATGCCTTAGCCGCCATACAAAAACAGATATTTTTGCTGCAACAAAAGAGCGGCGCAAGTTGGCACTATAATATCGCGGCTATTTTTCTGATTACCGGACAACTGGATTTGCCGAAGCTGGAAAAAACCCTGCAAATTATGGTAAACAGGCATGAAAATTTCAGGTCAGCAATAGTTCTGCAAGACGGACAGCCCTTGCTGCGGATTTTTGATTCTCTCAACCCTACCTTGAAAGTCATGGATTTTAAGGACCAGGAGCAGATATTACAGCATATAGAGGCTTTGGATATTTTTACTCCGCAGTTATTTACCGTTCAGGTGTTTAAGAAATCCGACCTTGAGCATTATCTTTTGCTTAACATACATCACATTATTGCAGACGGGCTTTCTGTGGAAATTTTCATGAAAGAATGGTTGCAACTTTATGAGGGAAAGGTACTTCCTGTTTTGAGCCTGCAATATAAGGATTTTGTTTGCTGGCAGGAGAGCAGGTTGCGTGAAAGAAAATGGGAAAAACAAAAAGCTTACTGGCTGAAAACATTACAAGGGGAACTGCCGGTTTTACAATTACCTACAGATGAGCCCAGACCGGTAACACAGGACCACGAAGGGGAACGTATTTATTTTTCCTTGAGCAGAGAAACAAGCGAACAGTTGAAAAATCTGGCTGAACAACAAAAAGTCACTTTATATAATTTGCTTTTGGCTGCATATTTTATGCTGCTGTACCGTTATACCGGGCAACAAGACCTGATTGTGGGCCTGAATGCCTCAGGCAGGACAGAAGAAGGCCTGCAGAATATGGTAGGAGTTTTTAATAATATTCTGCCGTTAAGAGCTAAACTTAACGGTAGCAAGACTTTTAAAGACCTTTTAGGTGATATAAAAAATGAGGTAACAGCTGCACTGGAAAATCAGGATTATCCCATGGAAGAAGTAGTTCGGGAACTATCGGTACGTCGCGATCGGAGCAGAGATCTGTTATTTGACACCTTGTTCGGCCAGCAGATAGAAAACGTTGTAGATTATGTCGCCGGTGAGCTCAGAGTGTCGGTTGTGCCCAGACAAACCAAAATTATAGCGCATGTGGATGTTGCCATGACGGTTATCAGCACAGATAAAGAGATAGGTTTGTATACAGATTACAGTAAAGCCTTGTTTAAAAAAGAAACAATAGCACGTTTAATAGCACATTACCAAAATATGCTTCGGGAAATAAGCCGTGCTCCTGATTTGGAGATTGCCAAAGTGAATTTTTTAACTGAAGTCGAACAAAATTTGTTTTTTGCGCCAAAAAGCGTGGCCGGATCACATGTTCAGGAGTTAACGATTGTAGATTTATTTGAGGAACAGGCTAAAAGAAATCCTCAGAATGTGGCGGTAATTTTTAATAATCAAATATTAACCTATGCAGAACTTAATGTACGGGCCAATCAGCTGGCGCATTATTTGAGAGAAAAATATCAGGTAAAGCCTGATGAAGTGGTAGGAATTAAGCTGGGCAGGTCGCAAAATCTGGCAATTGCGGTACTGGGAGTGCTCAAAGCCGGAGGCGCTTATTTGCCTTTGGATATTAATTATCACTCACAGCGGCTCATGGCTATGAAAGAACAAAGCGGTTGCAGGGTTGTATTAACAGAAAAGGATATTCTGCACAGCGAATATCCGCTGCATAATACCGAGAAGGTAAACAGACCGCAAGACCTGGCTTATGTGATTTTTACCTCGGGCACAACCGGCCGGCCAAAAGGCGTGATGGTTGAGCATCGTAATCTGGCAGCAATAACTGAGGCATGGAAAGAATTGTATCAGCTTAAAGAAGGACGGGTCAGGTTGCTGCAGTTATCCAGCTTTTCTTTTGATGCTTTTACAGGAGATATGGCCAAAGCCCTGCTTACGGGCGGGCAGCTGATAATCGCCAGTGGCGAAGACAAGTTTGACTTGGCTAAAATATGTGAATATCTGGAAGAATATCAGATAAATATTTTGGAGTCGACACCTTCATACATCAAATTATTAGCGGAATATATGCAACAAAACAATGTAGAAAAAAAATATTTAAAAACAGTGATAATCGGAGGGGAAAGTTGTCCCAAGCCTGTTTTCCAATATTTAAGGAAACAATTGGGAGATTTGCAGCTCGTCAATGGTTATGGAACTACCGAATGCACTGTTGAAAGCTGTATTTATGAGGCTAATGCGGAAACATCGATACAGAGCAAAAATACACCGATTGGCCGACCACTTTCTTTAGCCGAACTTTATATCCTTGATGCTGACCGCAACATTATGCCTGTGGGATGTAGCGGTGAGTTGTATATTGGCGGGGCCGGTGTTTCCAGAGGTTATATCAATGAGCCGCAATTAACCGCCGCGAAATTTGTTCCAAATCCTTTTAAACCGGGCGAGAGATTATACAGGAGCGGAGATTTGGCCAGATATCTGCCTGATGGAAACATTGAATACATTGGCCGAGCGGACGAACAAGTAAAGATCAGAGGTTATAGAATAGAATGTTCGGAAGTAGAAGCGGCATTATTGGCATTGCCCGGAGTAAAAGAAGTCAAAGTGATAGCCAAAAGCACTATAAATGATGCCTCACAATTGGTAGCCTATCTGGTAACCGAGAGGGAAATTGAGAAAAATTTGCTCAAAGAGCAACTGCTGCTAAAGCTTCCTGGTTTTATGATGCCTTCTTTTTTCGTAGGATTAAAAGAAATGCCGCGTAACGTAAACGGCAAAGTTGATGTCAGTGCATTGCCCGAACCGGATTTTTTTAAAGAGATAGACCAATCTGAAGAAATATTCGACGGGTTGGAATTGCAATTAAAGTCAATCTGGCAAGAGGTTTTGCGTATTAAAAAATTTGGTGCTCATGATTCGTTTTTTGAGCTGGGTGGGGATTCGCTGGGTTTACTGACAGTGCTGACTGCATTGCAGAAAAAGCTGAACATTGAGTTGAAATTTTCCGAACTGTTTGAGAAATCTACAATCAGAAAACTGGCAGAACATATCCGCGCAGTTCGCCGGGGTTCGGCCGAGCCTATCAGCCGTAATGCACCCAGAGAAAGTTATCCCTTATCATCAGGCCAGAGGAGAATGTATGTTCTACATAAACTGGCCCAGGACAGTGTCAGCTACAATATTCCCATGGCCCTGAAAATAGAGGGTGAACTGGACAAAGCCATGCTGGGAACGGCTATACAAGCTGTTATTGATAAGCAGGAGCAGTTGCGGGTTGGCTTTGAAATAGTAGACGGGGAATTGGTACAGAAAGTACAGAAAAATATTACTTTCAGATTAGACGAAGCCGATCTTACTGATGAAGCTGAGCTGGCACGGCAAATCAAGCTTTTCATTCAGCCCTTTGACTTGCAAAGCCCGCCGTTATTTCGCGTTAAACTACTACATTATGCAGGAGATAAAAAAATACTACTTGTTGATATGCATCATATAATTTCCGACGGGGTCTCCATTGAAATTTTTATGGAAAATATTTTGGAAGTCTATGAAAATCAGCTGGCTGCCGACTTGAATATTCAATATACGGATTATGTGCTCTGGAGGGAGAAATACAAGCAATCAGAAAAATATAAAGAGCAGGAAAGTTATTGGCTGAACAAGCTGCAGGGCCCTTTGCCGGTTTTAAATATGCCGACGGATTTCCCAAGGCCGGCGCTGCAAAGTTTTGAGGGAGACCGGGTGCAACTGATTATCACGGAGAGTCAACTGCAAGCATTGGAAAAACTGGCCGCAAGCAATGAGGCAACTTTATTTATGGTGCTGTATGCGGCATATATTCTGCTTTTACAACGTTATAGCGGACAGGACGATATCATGGTTGGGCTGGCTGTATCCGGTCGTAATCATCCTGATACAAACTCATTAATAGGTATTTTTGTAAATACGCTTATTATGAGAACAGATTTAAAAGATATTCGGACCTTTGAGGAGTTATTAAAACTGGTTAAAACAAATATTTTGGAGGCATTCGATAATCAGGATTTCCAGATTGAGGATTTGCTGGAAAAGCTGCAGATTAAGAGGGATGTCAGCCGCAATGTTTTGTTTGACACAATGTTTGTATTGCAGAATATGGAAAAACCCGAGTTCAAAAGGGAACATTTAACTTTGCAGAATTATGATCTGGAGCAAAAGACCGCCAAAATTGATTTTACATTTTTCGCTGTGCCTTTGGAAAAGGGTATGAAAGTTGAACTGGAATTTTGTACAAAATTATTTAAAAAAGAAACCATGGAAAGATTTTTGGAACATTATTTGAATATAATTAATAATTTAATTCAATGACTAGAGACATAAACAAACTTGAACTGATAAGCGAAACGGAAAAAAGGAAAATCCTTTTGGAGTTCAATAATACGTCAGAGGCTTTTCCAGAAGACAAAACAATCCAGGAACTGATTGAAGAGCAGGTTTCAAAAAAGCCGGAGCAAATAGCCGTGGATACCGGAATAAACTCTATAACCTATGGCCAGCTAAACAAGAAGGCCAATCAAATGGCCAGGCTTCTTCGGGATAATGGTGTGGGGCGAAATGTTTTGGTCGGTATTTACTTGAAACGTAGTGAGGGAATGATCGTGGCAGTGCTGGCAATATTAAAAGCCGGAGGCGCTTATGTGCCTCTGGACACAAATTTCCCCAAGGCGCGCCTGGAACAACTTGTTCGGTCTGTAAAATATGTGATAACAAGCACTGAACTTGAGCAACAGATTAAGAGTATACAGCAAGAGACAAATGTCATGATTTTTTCTGAAGCTGAAAACTATACTGCTGAAAATTTAGCCATAAACAATTCAGCAGAAGACCTGGCATATGTTATTTTTACTTCCGGAACATCCGGGATACCCAAAGGTGTAACAATGACCCACGGCCCGGCAATAAACGTCATTGACTGGGTGAATAAAACATTTCAAGTAAACAGCGCGGACAAGCTGCTTTTCATAACTTCCCTGAGCTTTGACCTGTCCGTATATGACATATTGGGAATTTTGGCCGCTGGAGCTACAATCCGCCTGGCCAGTGAAGAGGAAATCGGTACACCTAGCCTGATTTTGGAAATTATTAATGATGAACAGATCAGCTTCTGGGATTCGACGCCCGCTACCTTTGCGCAACTGTTGCCATTTATGGAGACAAAAAAGGCACAAAATACTTCTTTGCGTCTGGTATTTCTGAGCGGCGACCGAATACCTTTAACCTTGGCGGACAAGATCAGGGAAGTATTTGTAAATGCTCAGATAATTGCTCTGGGTGGAGCAACAGAAGCAGCAATCTGGTCCAATTACTTCCCCATTAATAATATTGAAAAAGACTGGATCGGTATACCTTATGGCAAACCTATACAAAACGCTCATTATTATATTTTGGATAACGAACTTCATTTGTGCCCGATTGGTGTACCTGGAGATTTATATATCGGTGGTAAATGTCTGGCCAAAGGTTACTGGAATGATTCACAACTAACAACGGAAAAGTTCATCAATAATCCGTATGTTCAGGGAGAAATAATTTATAAAACCGGAGACATGGCCAGATGGTGGCCGGACGGGAATATGGAATTTTTGGGCAGGCAAGACAGCCAGATTAAACTAAGAGGGTATCGCATAGAATGCAAAGACATAGAAAACGCCACTCTGAAACAGGAACAGATTAAAGAAGCGCTGGTAGTAACCGTAAAAAGTAATTTACAGGAAGTCGAGCGGTTATGTTTGTTTGTTGTAACTTCAGCCGATATTGGGGCTGACGAAATCAGGCAGAAGTTGTTATATGAACTTCCTGAATATATGGTGCCGGCCAAGATCGTCGTCCTAGAAAAAATACCGCTTACTCTGACAGGTAAAATTGACAGACAGTTTCTGGAAAAAATGGCCATAGAATATGATTCTGTAAAAGCAGTCGGATATAAACCACCCCAGACGGAAACCGAACAAATTTTGGCAAATATCTGGCAGCAAGTATTTACCAGGGAAAAAGTAGGAATAAACGATGATTTTTTTGAGCTGGGAGGTGACTCACTGAACGGTATCAGGATTATAGCCAAAATGGAAGAAAAGGGGCTGTATTGTAATTTGGCAGACATTTATTATTACCGCAATATCAGGCTTCTATCTGATTATTTGACTAGCATCAACCCTTCTTCTAAATCGAAAAACAAGGTTGAAATCAAAATTAAAGACCAAATGGAAAGTGTCCCGCAAATCCTGGCATCGATCAGAGCTCAAGAAACCGAGTATTTTAACAGTATTATCAGCGGAAATGTTGTAAAAGAATATTCCAATCCAGTTTTGCCGATGTTATTAAAAGATCATATTCGACAGATGTACTGGGCATCATTTATATTATTTAAAGATAATTTTAATGTTAATTTGTTAAAAAAGGCTTTGCTTAGGCTCTTGAAAGAACAGGGCTTGCTGCGGTGTGTTTTGATCAATGAAAATGAGTTTTGCGGTTGGCGGGAATTTGAAACCCCGGAAAATATTTCTATTCCTTATATTGATTTGTCTATGTATGGAGAGGACACTATTGCGGATTTTTTGAAAAACGTACTTTCCACCTATTATCAAAAAAATGACCGTTTTAAGAATTTTCCATTCCGTGTTCTGCTTTTAAAGGCTAATTCGCGTGAGACCTATTTGATATATTTGCTGAGCGAAGCCATTGATGACCAGTATGGGGAAGATATTGTACGACATAGTATTTTAAATGATTACTATGCAGTCTCCCCTAAAAACATATCAACTTTAATAAAAGGTTATGATGAGTATTTCCAGATTTTGAAATATGGGCCACGGGGCATTTCCAGTGAAGATATCAGCAAAAAATTTGAGCTGCAAAAAATGGCTGAGGCCTCGGAACAGCTCAGAAAAAATGTACAGCAAAAAATATTAGACGGCCAGTCCCGCTTTTTGTTTGACATAACCCTGCCAGCTATGTTTGATGGCGATAAATGGGAGACAGGAATTAGTTTGCTACAGCAGTTTTGCCAAAAGTATGTAAATATTTCCAATCTGCCGGTCTGGATACTACATGACTGCCGTAATTTCCAAGATGGCTCCTTTTTAAATACAGTCGGTGGGGATTTCATTGATTATGTTCCGGCAGTATTAAATCTGGATCAAAAAACTGCCCGTGAGCAGGCAAACTATTTTAAACAGCAACTTGATCTGGCCAGCGCTTATCAGTTAAATTTTTTCCATCTGTTTATGAATGATAATTTTTCAGAAAAATTTGGAGGAGTACGCAAGTTACTGCAGAGCTGCATAGGTGATGTGAATAGCTCAAGATCAATATTTTTGTACCGTTTTAACGCACATTTTGATGACATAAAAAGTTATGAGGTTATAGATCAGCATCAATATTTTGATATTAATCAGTATCCGGATTACCTGACCCGTTATGGCAGAGGATTTTATTTTTACATAAACTTCAGACAGAATATAATTCATTTGGAATTGCATGTTCCATTTCAGATAGAGGAACAGGCGCTGAGGGCCTTTTTTACAGATGCAGTTGAAAAATTGCAGGAGCATTCAAAACCATGACCGGACTGAGCGACATTTCCATACTGACACCTGAAGAAAAAAAGAGAATACTGGAAGATTTCAACAAAGAAACAATAGGCTTTCGGGAAGAGAAAACTCTGGCTCAAATTTTTATCGAACAGGTACAAAAAGCTCCCGAAGCAACCGCCTTAATAGTACAGGGCCATATTTACAGTTATCAGGAACTTAACCGGCAAGCGAATCGTCTGGCTCATTTACTTATCAAACAAGGTGTTACGTCAGGTTCAATTGTGCCGCTACTAATGGATTACAGTTTGGAAATGATTGTCGCTGTTCTCGCTGTCTGGAAAGCCGGCGGTGCTTATTTGCCAGTGGACATCAACTTTCCAGAAAAAAGAATCACACAGATGCTGCGGCAAAGCAAATGTCAGGTTGTTATTTTGCAGGACAAAAAGTTATATAACAACGAAGTTTTTGAGGGCTTTAATTTTATTGAGGTTAAGGAAAGCGATACTCTGACTGCCTCAGATCTTGAAAGCAGAAGTAAAAGCACAGATTTGGCTTATGTAATCTTCACTTCAGGATCAACAGGAGAGCCCAAAGGCGTAATGCTCGAACATAGAGGCGTTGTAAGCGTCCTGGAGGTTTGGAAAAATATTTATGAGCTGGAGAAAATCCCGGCTATAATTTTACAGTTTTCTGCTTTTGCCCACGATGTGTTTACCGGCAATTTGGCAAAAACTATTCTTTGCGGAGGCACGCTGGTGCTCTGTACCTCCGAAGAACGACATAATTACGCCTTTATGTACAAGGCTTTTTCAGAGGCCCGGGTAAATATGCTGGATGCCACTCCGGCGCTGATAACAAATTTTCTGGACTACATCAGGGATAATCTGCTCACGGATGATAGCCTCAAATGGATAATCATGGGCTCGGATATTTGCCCGCCGGAAGATTTTTTCAAAACAGTTAAGCACTATCAGGGAAAAGCCCGGGTCTTCAATAGTTATGGGGTTACCGAAGCTACAATTTACAGTTCACATTATGAGGGTTCATTAAAAGATGACAAGTCGGCAAATATTCCGATCGGCAAACCGTTCCCCAATCAGCAGTTTTATATATTAGGCCAGGATTTGCAGATAATACCTATCGGAGCAGGAGGCGACCTCTATATTGGCGGAACAGGTTTAGCCCGCGGATATCTGGAAAATGAAGCGCTGACCGTGGAAAAGTTCAAGGACAATCCGTTCAAAACCGGACAAAGGCTATATAAAACCGGGGATAAAGCCAGATGGACTTCTGAGGGCGTGGTGGAATTTTTGGGTCGGGATGATTTTCAGATAAAGCTGTTGGGATACAGAGTGGAATGTTCGGAAATTGAAAATTACCTGCTGAAATATCCTGAAATTAAAAAAGTTTGTGTTTTGCCCGCTACTGATAAGAAAACCTTAAAAGCCTTTTACGTGGCAGAAAATGAACTAAGCCGGGAAGAACTGAAACAGTTTTTGCAGGGATATTTGCCGGCCTATATGTTGCCTAAGATTTTTATCAGAATTGAGCAACTACCGTTAAACACTAATGGTAAGGTAGACAGGCAGGCATTAATGAAAACAAGTGAGTTGATTGAAGCTGACAATCAAAAAATAATTACTCAGCCTGAAAACGAATTTCAGCAGAAAATTCTGGATATCTGGAAACAGGTTATTAAAAAACAGAATATCGGAATAGACGATGATTTTTTTGACCTGGGCGGGGATTCGATGGATGCCATAAATCTTATTTCCCGCCTGGAAAAGTTGGAACTGAAATGCACCATTACGGATATTTATCAGTATAAGAAAATTAAAGATTTTGCTGATTATTTTCAAAGGAAGAACAAACACAATATCCCGACATTAACTTCAGATACAAGCACTGCTTCATTGCTGCTGCAACCTGATGATCGTCTGCTAAACGAATTGCAGAACTTGCGTGAACAGGAAATAAATTTTTATAACAAACTGCTTCAAGGCGGGACGGGAAATGTTTATCCATTTTCCTTTTTTTACGTCTTTGACGGTGATTTTTTTGAGCGTACTTATTTTGTACAGTATCTGATTTTTAACGAAGAAGTGGATAAGCCCAGATTAAATCAGGCAGTTAATAATCTATTTGTTTCCCAGCCGTTACTTAGAAGTATTCTCGTAAATGAAGACGGGAGATTTTTCAAACAGGAATATAATCCGGTGCAGGACCTGCAAATTCCCGGCCTTGATTTATCCGGCTATGAACCGGCCTTGACTTCCGGATTTTTATATCAGGTACTTCCGGCTTATTATACCAAACAGGACCGCTTGAGGGTTTTCCCGTTCCGGATTTTGCTGGTAAGAATAAAAGCCGAAGAATACTGGCTGATTTTTTTAATGGATGAATCAATCCATGATACCTATGGGGAGGATATAATTAAAAAAGAAATCCTTGATGTTTATAATAATATCCAAAAAGTTACAACAAAACGCAAATCTTATCAGGATTTTATTCTGGAAAAAACAAGCGGTTACAGGAAATTAACTCCCATTCAGATAATGGAATATTTTGAGCTGGAAAAGATATCGGAAGCTATAAAAGAGTTTAATGTAATGCTTAACCGGCAGGTAAAAAAAGAAGCAGGCAGCTATCGGTTTTTGCTGAATGACACATTGCCGGAGAAATTTAATTTGTGGGAGAAATCTGTTATTGCGCTTTTCAAATTCTGTAAAAAATTTATGCCTGTTAACAAACTGCCCCTGCTGGTTGTGCATGATTGCAGGGCTTATGATTATGAGGCTTACAGCCAAACTATCGGCGGATTTACAGACTCGGTTCCCGTGCTTTTGGACCTGACCGAGGATGATCCGGAAATAGTAATTACGAAGCTGAAACAACAGTTAAAGCTGGCCTCAGAATACAAAATCCATTTTGAAACACTGCTTTTTAATCCGGATATTCCGAATGAATATAAACAGCTGCAGGGCCTTTTAAAACAGGGTGTGGGAGATATTACCAAAACGCAGTCGCTTTTTCTTTTTCATTATTACGGTCATTACAGCGAGGTGACGAATTTTGAACTTAATCAGGACAAAACAAACAGCATACCGCGCTGGTTA
The DNA window shown above is from Candidatus Margulisiibacteriota bacterium and carries:
- a CDS encoding amino acid adenylation domain-containing protein, giving the protein MTGLSDISILTPEEKKRILEDFNKETIGFREEKTLAQIFIEQVQKAPEATALIVQGHIYSYQELNRQANRLAHLLIKQGVTSGSIVPLLMDYSLEMIVAVLAVWKAGGAYLPVDINFPEKRITQMLRQSKCQVVILQDKKLYNNEVFEGFNFIEVKESDTLTASDLESRSKSTDLAYVIFTSGSTGEPKGVMLEHRGVVSVLEVWKNIYELEKIPAIILQFSAFAHDVFTGNLAKTILCGGTLVLCTSEERHNYAFMYKAFSEARVNMLDATPALITNFLDYIRDNLLTDDSLKWIIMGSDICPPEDFFKTVKHYQGKARVFNSYGVTEATIYSSHYEGSLKDDKSANIPIGKPFPNQQFYILGQDLQIIPIGAGGDLYIGGTGLARGYLENEALTVEKFKDNPFKTGQRLYKTGDKARWTSEGVVEFLGRDDFQIKLLGYRVECSEIENYLLKYPEIKKVCVLPATDKKTLKAFYVAENELSREELKQFLQGYLPAYMLPKIFIRIEQLPLNTNGKVDRQALMKTSELIEADNQKIITQPENEFQQKILDIWKQVIKKQNIGIDDDFFDLGGDSMDAINLISRLEKLELKCTITDIYQYKKIKDFADYFQRKNKHNIPTLTSDTSTASLLLQPDDRLLNELQNLREQEINFYNKLLQGGTGNVYPFSFFYVFDGDFFERTYFVQYLIFNEEVDKPRLNQAVNNLFVSQPLLRSILVNEDGRFFKQEYNPVQDLQIPGLDLSGYEPALTSGFLYQVLPAYYTKQDRLRVFPFRILLVRIKAEEYWLIFLMDESIHDTYGEDIIKKEILDVYNNIQKVTTKRKSYQDFILEKTSGYRKLTPIQIMEYFELEKISEAIKEFNVMLNRQVKKEAGSYRFLLNDTLPEKFNLWEKSVIALFKFCKKFMPVNKLPLLVVHDCRAYDYEAYSQTIGGFTDSVPVLLDLTEDDPEIVITKLKQQLKLASEYKIHFETLLFNPDIPNEYKQLQGLLKQGVGDITKTQSLFLFHYYGHYSEVTNFELNQDKTNSIPRWL
- a CDS encoding non-ribosomal peptide synthetase encodes the protein MTRDINKLELISETEKRKILLEFNNTSEAFPEDKTIQELIEEQVSKKPEQIAVDTGINSITYGQLNKKANQMARLLRDNGVGRNVLVGIYLKRSEGMIVAVLAILKAGGAYVPLDTNFPKARLEQLVRSVKYVITSTELEQQIKSIQQETNVMIFSEAENYTAENLAINNSAEDLAYVIFTSGTSGIPKGVTMTHGPAINVIDWVNKTFQVNSADKLLFITSLSFDLSVYDILGILAAGATIRLASEEEIGTPSLILEIINDEQISFWDSTPATFAQLLPFMETKKAQNTSLRLVFLSGDRIPLTLADKIREVFVNAQIIALGGATEAAIWSNYFPINNIEKDWIGIPYGKPIQNAHYYILDNELHLCPIGVPGDLYIGGKCLAKGYWNDSQLTTEKFINNPYVQGEIIYKTGDMARWWPDGNMEFLGRQDSQIKLRGYRIECKDIENATLKQEQIKEALVVTVKSNLQEVERLCLFVVTSADIGADEIRQKLLYELPEYMVPAKIVVLEKIPLTLTGKIDRQFLEKMAIEYDSVKAVGYKPPQTETEQILANIWQQVFTREKVGINDDFFELGGDSLNGIRIIAKMEEKGLYCNLADIYYYRNIRLLSDYLTSINPSSKSKNKVEIKIKDQMESVPQILASIRAQETEYFNSIISGNVVKEYSNPVLPMLLKDHIRQMYWASFILFKDNFNVNLLKKALLRLLKEQGLLRCVLINENEFCGWREFETPENISIPYIDLSMYGEDTIADFLKNVLSTYYQKNDRFKNFPFRVLLLKANSRETYLIYLLSEAIDDQYGEDIVRHSILNDYYAVSPKNISTLIKGYDEYFQILKYGPRGISSEDISKKFELQKMAEASEQLRKNVQQKILDGQSRFLFDITLPAMFDGDKWETGISLLQQFCQKYVNISNLPVWILHDCRNFQDGSFLNTVGGDFIDYVPAVLNLDQKTAREQANYFKQQLDLASAYQLNFFHLFMNDNFSEKFGGVRKLLQSCIGDVNSSRSIFLYRFNAHFDDIKSYEVIDQHQYFDINQYPDYLTRYGRGFYFYINFRQNIIHLELHVPFQIEEQALRAFFTDAVEKLQEHSKP
- a CDS encoding amino acid adenylation domain-containing protein encodes the protein MSAAEEGSVFYPLTFIQRDIWNTQQFYRDEPLWNLGGYIKIFGSLQLEKFQQMVNILIDDNDILRSVFVTDNQTPYLKINTAVNYQLPVRDFRAEQNPQEAAISWMKQQMLISFDVSKFPLFEYVLLQITDNETYWFHKYHHLIMDGYGEYLIMTQAGRIYNCLLEGKEYQVQRLSYTAYVQDEQKYLSSLQYNQDKEYWKIRFAELPDNLFARKRREIKDRSSLKSGMRNMYISRAVLQKLKELATQQNVSLAHIFYSIFLTYFQKIADVKQFVAGLPILNRKNAASKKTVGPMFGIVPLKVEVQQDMLFTDFVQQLKKDLLQDYRHHRFPVSGIIDRSFTEQVLRPFYQVFLGYEPFSYEQVTFSGQKTDGDVFTNSSEWHDLKIVIRDLFDAQDIKIELVYNYEFFSDKDMEIMEQSLATLIEDILAGPSKPIKDFNLVPEQEKQKLLKEFNRQYAFTNENQTVPDLIESQVRSNPGNIVLICREKEFTYEEIYTRALEMSCALREEHHVRPNQIVAVCCQRSERLVETLLGVWLAGAGFLVVATDLPLERIKKMLGTSGCKLLLTDHQETIGLEGHETKIVSIDKLIYNNNIALKNSGIRHLAYEIFTSGSTGEPKGVMVSHENLMSFVGAMQERIALRKNQTILAVSSVAFDIFFIETLIALALGLKVVMADDEEVKDPELLKQLLLKQKIDVLQLTPSRLKWFLANTTKSEWLSGIKTMLVGAETLNEDLFRLLTTNCKGNIYYLYGTTETTIWSTVKKLEPAETLTVGRPLSNTRIYILNKFLQLCPWGISGEIYIGGDCVSAGYAGAAGLTRQSFIDDPFNPGWKMYKTGDIGRWLENGELEFIGRKDDQVKIRGHRVECAEVEKAILNFPGITTAAVLAKEDNQGNSNLFAWLAGVDKSALFGLQAFLKQLLPEYMLPSCFVLLKEFPLTTGGKLDKQALKKLQVEPVRFQTFVSPENDLEEKLLEVWQTVLPRQNISVSDNFFSIGGDSINVFALVLKIEKVFGIALSIRDIFERQSIRETAILIKEKKNSRKTEPIEPATIKDLYALAAIQKQIFLLQQKSGASWHYNIAAIFLITGQLDLPKLEKTLQIMVNRHENFRSAIVLQDGQPLLRIFDSLNPTLKVMDFKDQEQILQHIEALDIFTPQLFTVQVFKKSDLEHYLLLNIHHIIADGLSVEIFMKEWLQLYEGKVLPVLSLQYKDFVCWQESRLRERKWEKQKAYWLKTLQGELPVLQLPTDEPRPVTQDHEGERIYFSLSRETSEQLKNLAEQQKVTLYNLLLAAYFMLLYRYTGQQDLIVGLNASGRTEEGLQNMVGVFNNILPLRAKLNGSKTFKDLLGDIKNEVTAALENQDYPMEEVVRELSVRRDRSRDLLFDTLFGQQIENVVDYVAGELRVSVVPRQTKIIAHVDVAMTVISTDKEIGLYTDYSKALFKKETIARLIAHYQNMLREISRAPDLEIAKVNFLTEVEQNLFFAPKSVAGSHVQELTIVDLFEEQAKRNPQNVAVIFNNQILTYAELNVRANQLAHYLREKYQVKPDEVVGIKLGRSQNLAIAVLGVLKAGGAYLPLDINYHSQRLMAMKEQSGCRVVLTEKDILHSEYPLHNTEKVNRPQDLAYVIFTSGTTGRPKGVMVEHRNLAAITEAWKELYQLKEGRVRLLQLSSFSFDAFTGDMAKALLTGGQLIIASGEDKFDLAKICEYLEEYQINILESTPSYIKLLAEYMQQNNVEKKYLKTVIIGGESCPKPVFQYLRKQLGDLQLVNGYGTTECTVESCIYEANAETSIQSKNTPIGRPLSLAELYILDADRNIMPVGCSGELYIGGAGVSRGYINEPQLTAAKFVPNPFKPGERLYRSGDLARYLPDGNIEYIGRADEQVKIRGYRIECSEVEAALLALPGVKEVKVIAKSTINDASQLVAYLVTEREIEKNLLKEQLLLKLPGFMMPSFFVGLKEMPRNVNGKVDVSALPEPDFFKEIDQSEEIFDGLELQLKSIWQEVLRIKKFGAHDSFFELGGDSLGLLTVLTALQKKLNIELKFSELFEKSTIRKLAEHIRAVRRGSAEPISRNAPRESYPLSSGQRRMYVLHKLAQDSVSYNIPMALKIEGELDKAMLGTAIQAVIDKQEQLRVGFEIVDGELVQKVQKNITFRLDEADLTDEAELARQIKLFIQPFDLQSPPLFRVKLLHYAGDKKILLVDMHHIISDGVSIEIFMENILEVYENQLAADLNIQYTDYVLWREKYKQSEKYKEQESYWLNKLQGPLPVLNMPTDFPRPALQSFEGDRVQLIITESQLQALEKLAASNEATLFMVLYAAYILLLQRYSGQDDIMVGLAVSGRNHPDTNSLIGIFVNTLIMRTDLKDIRTFEELLKLVKTNILEAFDNQDFQIEDLLEKLQIKRDVSRNVLFDTMFVLQNMEKPEFKREHLTLQNYDLEQKTAKIDFTFFAVPLEKGMKVELEFCTKLFKKETMERFLEHYLNIINNLIQ